The Capsicum annuum cultivar UCD-10X-F1 chromosome 3, UCD10Xv1.1, whole genome shotgun sequence genomic sequence AATTTCCCAACAAGTAATAGTAAGCTTCTTATTCTACCTAGCCAATCTTCAAGACTCTGAGCAAGCTTCTCAAATACATCACTGATGAAACTGTTCATCAATGTAAGTCTCAACGCTCTTCTTTACcctttggttgttgttgttgttgtcagcACCAGCTGCACCGCTTCCTTTCGTAACTTATTCCCTGCCTTTAGCTTCTTCTCCGCTGGTGCTTTTTCAGCTTCTTTCTCCTTTGTTGCTGCTGGTTCTGCTAGCTTTTTCTCTGCTTTTGGTGGTACTGAAAGTCAAATTCGGAATCAGAAAATGGGTTTTATTAAAAAGAGACTAGCAGATTTCTAGCTTGTGAATTGATGAGTTTGTGTTGTCTGTAAAAAGTACAcggttcaaaaaaaaaaaaaaaagagaaccaCATCAGCCAATTGTCTATTTAGGAAATGGTGCAACTATCTCATCACTGCAAATTTACGTTTACAGATAGGTTGGGTAGAAACACTCAGCTAAAAGAAAATTGCAAGATGAGTCCCAAAGGTAGCAGATTAAGAGAACTACAAATAGAActtataaattgaattaaaaatctATTAATATGCAAGAGTCCTCATATATCATGTTTGTACAGGCTGTAGTAGATGCCATGGGATCTATTATATTAGGAGCACCTGTTGGCTTAGAGTATGCAATCATGTAGTGCTTATATCTTTTATAATGATGCTGAAGCTCAGCTTTCTTAGTTCAGGTTGGAAGTAAAAATAGATCTCATCTATCCTACACCATTGCATAATCATCAGGTGTTCTAAGTGCTCTCCGTGTTTCACAAAAATGCCAAAGattggcaattcaaacacaatATTGAGTTGCTACTCCTTATATATCCTACAGCTAGAGTTGTTGGAAGTAATGAAAATGGGAAAAGGAAACTGCCAATCTCTGATCCAAGCACAGCAATCCACATGACATACTAAAATTAAAAGGCAGCTCTCCAGCAGCAATACAGGCCAGCAGCAACCTTAGGTAAGACCGGAACTGGCTTATCCAACACCTTAAAGAAAATTGGAAAGAAATGGAAATTCCAAATAAATAAAActgtaaatgatttttttttaaaaaaaaattgtatcagCAACAATTTTGACTATTATAAAGTTACGTACTTAAATCGATGCAAGTTAGTTAATGATCATGAAAAGATGAACATAAGAATTTCTATCTTAGTGTTATGGCTCCTTGGTTGTTTCAATCGAAGACTGAAATCACAGAAAGTAGTCTGAAAACGCGAGGAATTCAAACTCGTCATACTTATCGACATCTTACCACACTTAAAGATTAAATTTCAGGAGAAGCGACAAACATGCTCGTAAGCTGTTGATAAAGATACTGGCATGGTTTTTAAGTCATTTTCATCTCAAACTCTTCACATTCATCATGCTTATACACATCTTACTACACTCCAAAATTGAATTTGATTTCTAGCATGTTAATTaatgaatttgatttttttttaaaaagggcaGTTGGGTGCATAAAACATTCCGCATTAGCAGAGTCGGGGAAAAGGGTCATACCGCAAGGGGTGATGCAAGCATAGGGGGATGCTTCCACAGTTCGAATCAAGAGAATAATTTAGGAAAAGTTGATGTATAGCAAACTATCACCGCATTCTGGCAACTAAGCAATCAGAACACTCCCTCAGTTTACTATCATCAGATGGTAACTCTCTTTCACCACGTATAGGTCACACGTAGATAACTTAACCGTTGCTCCAAGGTTGTATTGGTTGTTAAGTacacaccaaaaatacaaaaacaaaagaggGAACCACATCAGCATTATTTTCAACTTAGGAAATGAAGCTACTAGGAAATAGTTTCATGATGGACTGAAACAAAACAGCAGCTCTCACGCAGCAATACAGGCCAACAACCTTAGGTAAAACGGGGAACTGATTCATCCAACACCATAcagaaaattagaaagaaaaggCCATTCGAAATAGGATAAACTATAAATGAACTTTAAATTGTATCTGCAACAACTTTGACCATTATAAACTTACGGACTTGAACCGATGCAAGTTAGTTAATGATCACGAAAAGATGAATCACAAGAATTTTTATTTCTGCATCGTAGCTCCTTGtttcaattcaatcaaagacTAAAATCACCTAAAGGAGTCCGAAAAACGCAAGGAATATCAAAATGCCAGCATGTTCAACAACTAGTTTCTTTGGGATCAGCGAGCACACATATTAAACTCGACACTTAATTAAATTGCCAATTGAACAGCTTCCCCCCTATTTTGGGtaaaaataacatcatcaaagtCGTTCATCAACTTAGAAAATATGAACTCGTATTCTTAAACTTTGATTTTAAGAATATCTTAGAGAGCTGCTAAGGGCATTAGACTTTGGGAGATCCAATAAATGTATAACCCCGCTTTATTTTCTAAGCTCCATTTTCCCTTCAACAATAACAAAGGAGGGAAAAAGCTACCTGTGTACATAAGTGGCTTAAACGGGATGTCACTGACCTTTCTCTCTGGCGTATATACCAATAACAATAAGTACAGAATTATCCCGTAGAAGGGAAAACAGAAACACTTTGAGATGCACCTCCTTCAAGTCATGGGCCATAGTCGGAGCACCCTGCTAACAACACAAGTCCTTTTAAATGCCAAGTCTCTGTGCTCATGACTCATGAGCAGCTGTATAACAATAATGGCGTGTTTTTTCAGTCTCTTTCGTCTCAAATTCTTCACATTCAACATACTTATCCACATCTTACCACACTCCAAGATTGAATTTCACGAGAAGTGACAAACGTGCTAAGAGCTGCTGCATAATGGCATGCTTTTTAAGTCATTTTCATCTCAAACTCTTTACAGTCATCATTCTTATCCACATCTTACCATACTCAAAACTGAATTTTGCGGCAAGTGACAAATCCATCTCAGATTTAGATCTCCACTGTTTAATTAGGTTTCAAAAGGTCACTTAATTTCGTATTGTACCTGCGCTGTTGAGCTCACAGTTTAAAATGGCAGGGGAGGCGGCCAGATTTGCTTACCAACCTCAAAATCTCCTTTGCGAAATCTTGATTACCAGTTAGCAAAAGACCATTTAGGACCCGGTTGAAGGTAAACTTTCGAGGAAGAAATCCTCTGTCAACCATTTCAGTCAATAATTTCCCAGCCACTAATAAATCATCTGATTTTTTCCTCACAAACATTGCACTTATCAAGATATTGTATgtatccaaattaggtaaacaaTCTCCTGTACTCATCCTCTCAAACACTCTCAGGCCCTTCTCAATGTCCCCTTCATCACAATAGTAACGGATGACAACATTATAAGTCTGAACATTTGGTTCACACCCATCTGCTTTCATCTTATCCATATACTCCATAGCATTGTCCATTTTCCCGACATGGCACAATCCCCTAATAATGGCATTATAAGTTGTTGAATTCGGCAAATAACCTTTCCTCAACATCTCATTGAACACTAAAATAGCATTTTCCAcactatctttcttacacataacTTGAATCAGAGCATTATAAGTTGCAACCGAGGGAAGTATACCAGCACCCACCATCTCATTGAACAACTTTTGAGCCTTCTCTACCTCACCCGCAACACCAAACCCGTGAACTACAGTAGTGTAAGTCACAACATCAATATCGCATTTCCTCTTCTTCATCTCCAAAAAGAACTCCCAAGCTTCCTTAATCTGTCCTGCTCTAAAAAACCCATTAAGCATTATGTTATACGTCGTTATAGTCGGATTCAAACCTCTCTCCACCATTTCTTTCAAAATTTCTTGTGCTTTCGGCGTCCGCTTAATTAAACAAAACCCATTCGCAAGCGTATTATAACTAATCGTATCAGCTCTAAACCTACTCCTAAACATCTTGAACAACTTATAAGCCATTTCCGCCCGTTTCGATTTGCAAAGAACATCAAGAAACGCATTGAAAGAATTCAAATCCTGAGGACAACCATGTTTATGCATAGAAAGGAAAACATTGACAGCTTTATCAGGTTTCCCAGCTGATACATACCTCTCAGTTATAATCCCAAATGTCTTCGGGCTCGGGCCGAGTCTACGGGCTTGCATTCGGGCCACGAGCTTCCATACAGTCTTGTAATCCCGCATACGAGCAGAAATATCAATAGCGTGATCAAAAGCTGTAGATGAGTGAGAATATGAACGGTGGTGATCGAGGAGGTTGAAAAATTGGAGGGCTTTCGGGCCATGGTTCCATAGACGTTTTAGTACAGTGTGGACAAGGTGTGGGGTCCATTCTGTGAGGGTATTAAGGGAATTTGATACTGATTCCGGGTTGGATTGAAGTATGAAGTTGGAGATTGCTGTGGGGTCCGGTGGTAGCTGCGACGGCGGCGGAAGAGTGGCGAAGTGACGGAGCGAAATGGGATTTAGGGGTGCTTTGAGGGTTTGGTGCAGATTCAACATTTCACTGTTAACGAATCCCATAGGTACGTGCAATTTCTATTATTCAAATATGGGTGTCAATAGTCATGATTTGAACAATTATTCTTTAGAAAAGAATAATTATTCGAAAAAGAGGTTCAAAAATTCTTCTGAACGATTTGAAATAGCTTAAAAATATTCCTCGttaaatttttggctcaaaaatatttctctattaaatatttggctcaaaaatactcttcTTCTAACAAATTTCGTTAagtatttaactaaaaaatactcTCCAGAATTTCACCAAGGATGCCACGTGAATAAAAATAGTCACCTCGCCACGTCACTATCCACATGTATAATCCTTTTTTAAAATCCATCAGCCCATAAGCTTTTATGCACCAATGCAAATCTCAAGGCGTTTCGTCCATGGAAGAGGATCATTATCAGTTCTTTACAAGTGATCACGGAGAGTTCCATGAGCCATATAATTATAAACCAAAATCATCTCATTGTTATCATCACAATAACCAATTAAGGATATCAAATGCAGATGTCTTAATTTTGATAACATGTGAATCTCTGTTTTAAACTCGGGAACTCCTTGGTTTGACGAAACTATGATTGCACCGTTGTCTATGTACTACCCTTTGTACACATTACCGAAACCTCCATGTCCAATCACAAAATTGTCATCAAAATTTTCTGTTGCAGCTTTTATCCTCTTCCAGTAAGAATCGAAGTGTCAGCACAGATTGGACTGTAATGATGATGAGCCTGAGCTGCTGGTCCTTTGGGTTGAATCCGATGTAATTGACAAAGGGATCCACGATACGATGATTTTGTAACGGTTGTATGCaggttttttccctttttccttcgCTGAAAATTAAGAAACATAGAATCGACAACACCATAATTCCGCCAATCACACTTGCTGTGATAACAAGAAGGATAtgccatttctttttctttttgtcctttGGGGTTGAATTCGCTGTAACTTCCAATCTCAATTCAGGATTCGCTGTAATTGTTAGTACTATTATACAACTGTTTTCACAACTTAGCTAGTTAAATATAAgtttgactttaaaaaaaaaaaaaaaaaatttacgcattaatctttctttttttcttttttgtttcgtATTTACCTCCTCAAGAGTTTGAACACCCTTTGTTAAAATTCTGGCTCCGTCACTGCTCCAGTGGAACTAGGAATACAGTTGACAATGATGGTAACAGAATCAACCTGAGTACCTCACACTCGGAGTAAAATCAGGAATACAGAGTGATCAAATTCTTTAAACCTTGACCGGAAAGGCAAGGGTTATTCGACTAATTGACTGCTGCTCTCAGCTTAAGAGTTCAACGAGAAATACCGAGTTGATAAGAAGTCTCTTAATTTGCGTCGGTTGATTAAGCTCAAACAGGAGATCGAGGAAGCCAAAAAGATAGTGTTCAATTAGAGGCGGACCCACGTGTAGTGgtgggggtgcacgtgcacctGTTATCGTCGaaaaaaattgtgtgtatatatgtgtatatacgtTGATAAATTGGAATATATACTATAGTGCACCCATAGTTGATAGATAGTACACCTTGGTGTGTTGGTTGACGCCTGCACTTCCACCTACGCAACCAAGGGTCAATTCTCGGGAACCACAcaatattttctcttttatttccaattcttgaaaaaaaaattgtgttcatatatgtgtatataccttGATAAATTGGAACCACAcaatattttctcttttatttccaattcttgaaaaaaattgtgtttatatatgtgtatataccttGACAAATTGAAATATATACTATAGTGCACCCATAATTGACAGATAGGGCACCTTGGTGTGTTGgttgaaaaaaaattgtgtgtatatatgtgtatataccttGATAAGGTGTGGTTCCCAcaatattttctcttttatttccaattcttgaaaaaaaaattgtgtatatATGCGTATATACCTTGATAAGGTGCACTGGTTGACGACGAttgttaaaaattgataaaagtaaaattcatatttcaattcTTCAGATTTAAAAGCTTATTATCAAAGTTGTAACATAAATTGATGAAATGGAGATTCGAACTCACAACCAATCCCTATGGTGAACACCTCTTCACCACTAACCTATCACAATTGATAGTTATAAAAGTAAACTTTatattataagaaagtaaagttattatCTTAGAACTCATATTCgtttgatataattatttttgcattattGTTCAAGTCTTTGGCGatcaattgaatatgataatatcccttaatcgaCACTCAAAGTTTTTATAACGTTTTAagataatattggtgcaccacaatattatcaaaagcaataagcGTAAAAAAGCTTTAAGGTCTATTGTGTTTAAtcacaaagtacaaataaagtgtgagatttaacaaaaaaaagcataaaaggagaaaaaaaatataaatatatgtctagtccaagactaataatataaatatgaatgagaaatatatgaacaattttttttttttaataaagtgaaatatcaattgtttagccTTCATCTAGGAAAAGTATGTATTAGAAATTAGAACCTAAGCCGCACATTAAGCGAGACGAGtgctcaacacattttgagtcttaCTTCGAGGCTTATGCATACCTttgacaacactggtgcacccacaAACTTCAAATCTTGGGTTCGCCTCTGTGTTCAGTGTTGCATACAAGGATAAATTTAAGACAACTTTTTTTGCTCCCATAATGAGATTGCAAATAGTTGCATCACACTTCATAACTCAGCGGAAGACCGTTTTCGATCTATACTGTTGGACAAAAACAATGTTTCCTCTCTCAAGTAGAGAGAGATATAAGTGAAACCACATCTGAGCATGAGATGAGAAGAGGCAAACAAAAATAAACTAACCTGCCAGTTATCAAGAAATTACAGTCCATAAAGTATATAAGTTAAACCCCAAAAAGTAGTGGTGGATTCATATAAAAGCCATATAAAGCTACTTGGATTCATGTAAAGCCATCAAAAGAAGCCAAATTACTTGGATCTGTTATAACTTAAAGAATCTTTAGAACTATATATGAGATGTAACGTTCAGACATCCAACAATCTTGCATAAAATGGAACGGTAAATAAAGATCGAAGAGGGTGAGGTGGCGATATGGTGCTTAAATGGTAGAGGAGGTCTGTATTAATGGGGGAGGAATTCGGCCAGTGTGGATTCTGTCCGGCGGAATTGAGGGGTGTATAACAATGTAAAAGCGTGTGTGAATAACTCTTATTGGCTATTATGCATGTTTATACATTTGTACACGGTAAGGTATGTGTAAAATGTTATAAAGTTGGAAATCACGTAGAAATGAGGCTATGCGTGTGTAATAAATTTATGggctatttaaatataaatattttttatatttttctttttaataaacaCTCAACTAAACTATGGTTGAATACTTGAATTTCAAAAAGGTAAAAGCAAAAAATTAATCcctcaaaaacaataaaaaaattttttttattaatagacGTATAACACATGTACATTAATCTAGTAATTGTAAACGAGGATAAGATCATACATATATTCTTTGATAACTTTGATAACTTTTCATCTAAGACATGATAAACAAAAAGTGGCAAGGGAGGTTACACTACCTTCTACGAGTAGAATACACTGTTAATACCGGATAAAAGATCCTCTTATTTACGAGAAAATATTTGATACAACTTTAGATATAACTAATACTTCTGACTACCTTTGAGAATGTTCCTCCAGTTTAAAACATGCTGTCGATGGACACTAactatatattcaaaatattcctCACAAACTACCAACCTGTTTGCCATATAGCTCATTCACGATAGAATTCAGTGATCAGTTTCCAActcattgatcataagagtctcacTGATAAGTGTAGGCAGACATTTTTTTgaagataatattttttcaaataagagGAAtagtattgaaaaatatatagtagAAAGTAATAAAGAGAGAAGGGTATAACATGTGTagtaaataaaggaagaaaagcGAGATTGCAAGTCTTTTATAGACTAAAATTTTGAGatgtaaaaaaaaaggaaactttcTCTTGCTTGCTTGTTAAGTGTCGATTTTACCATAACTGCTTAATAGAAATAGAAATTCTTGAATAATCCATGGGAAagttttgaaataataataaaattggtAACTTGATAAGCAATCAAGACAATTTGGAATTGCAATTGCCCGTTGCGTTGCCAGTTTAAAAATATGAGAGCCGAAACGGATTCAAATAATATTGTGTTCTTAACCTATAGAGTCCCACTGATATTAGTCTCTTCCATAACTTGTGTTGTCCCACTGATATTAGTCTCTTCCATAACTTGTGTTGTGCAGTAGGCGGCAGGTTCAAGCAACATACAAATTcgtctcaataaaattattggtacaaaatcaaattttaatacgTGGCATTAAATATATACacgtaataaaatattattaataatttaaaattattttttggttgtTACGTACTACTTTTTTTTAAGGATAGTATTGTTAAAAGACATTAAGCAATTACCTTCACATAATAACATTGTTATTTATAAAAGaaagaattaattttaattaataaaatgttagtcatttgtttgcaaTGTATTCCTTTGAATATTATtgtaaaaactttatttattaatatgaagatttgGATTGTTTAaatcaaagttctaaaatatttttgatcaaaataaattatttaaattttgtaccttttattttttacaatctttttttttttttggtttaaaccaccCGGTGTCCGGTACCCGCTTTTTAGGAGTTCAACTATATTCGAATTCGCCCCGCGTCGGGCCCCATTTGGGGGGAGAGCTCCCAAcaatctttaatattattttaagtgaaattaaaatcacaaaattcatattaaaatttTCAAGCCCTCAAAATTTTGAAAGCTTCAAGCAAATGCTTTACTAGCATGCCTTCCTCTATATTGTAAGTGACCGCatcaccaacatgggttgtgatGGATGGAGCTGTtacacccttaaccagaggtcgagggttctaAAGTAAGTGACCACATCATCATCCTTTACCTTCTTCTCTTACATGCCTATTGATTCGGCAAAGCGCATAATCTTGCCTCGAAATATTGTTTTCCTTGAAGAAATCACTCCCTCATCAACCAATTAGTAGTACTAGGTTTTATTTCCTTTTTGTCATAGATTCTATTACACTTTAAACTTCTTCAGAAACAAATATTGGTGGACTTCTCTTAATCTTGATATGTTTCGAGATAGACATCATTTTTTGGAAGGGGCTAAACTAAAATTGTAGCTACAtatactcaaaaactaagtgCTATACAGATGATGCATTAATCACAGTTTTTGTGGAAAATTGTATGGCTGGTATATTCTACTGATATCATTCTACTGTATATCAGAAGATAATTATTTAGCAAGCTattttaatatgatttggtcaaaattataaaaaaattaatactaataatatttgaaattgaaggtgaaaaagggtcaaaatttCTATTGACAAATCTATTTCATGCCTTAGAcacaaatctattttta encodes the following:
- the LOC107862449 gene encoding pentatricopeptide repeat-containing protein At1g74900, mitochondrial is translated as MGFVNSEMLNLHQTLKAPLNPISLRHFATLPPPSQLPPDPTAISNFILQSNPESVSNSLNTLTEWTPHLVHTVLKRLWNHGPKALQFFNLLDHHRSYSHSSTAFDHAIDISARMRDYKTVWKLVARMQARRLGPSPKTFGIITERYVSAGKPDKAVNVFLSMHKHGCPQDLNSFNAFLDVLCKSKRAEMAYKLFKMFRSRFRADTISYNTLANGFCLIKRTPKAQEILKEMVERGLNPTITTYNIMLNGFFRAGQIKEAWEFFLEMKKRKCDIDVVTYTTVVHGFGVAGEVEKAQKLFNEMVGAGILPSVATYNALIQVMCKKDSVENAILVFNEMLRKGYLPNSTTYNAIIRGLCHVGKMDNAMEYMDKMKADGCEPNVQTYNVVIRYYCDEGDIEKGLRVFERMSTGDCLPNLDTYNILISAMFVRKKSDDLLVAGKLLTEMVDRGFLPRKFTFNRVLNGLLLTGNQDFAKEILRLVSKSGRLPCHFKL